TGGCGACGGACGCGCTGGGTCTCGGCATGGCACTGCTCGCGATCCAGTTCGCCAACCGCCCGGCGACGGAGAACCGCACCTTCGGCTACGCCCGGGCCGAGATCCTCGCCGCGCTCGCCAACTGTCTGCTGCTGCTCGGCGTCGGCGGCTACGTCCTGTACGAGGCGATCCAGCGGTTCATCACGCCCGCCGAGACCGAGGGCGGACTGACCATCGTCTTCGGGGTCGTCGGCCTGGTGGCGAACATCATCTCCCTCTCGCTCCTGATGCGCGGCCAGAAGGACAGCCTGAACGTGCGCGGCGCCTTCCTGGAGGTCGTGGCCGACGCGCTGGGCTCCCTGGCCGTGATCGTCGCCGCGGTGCTCATCCTGACGACCGGCTGGCAGGCGGCGGACCCGATCGCCTCGCTGGTCATCGGCCTCATGATCGTCCCGCGTACGGTGAAGCTCCTGCGCGAGACCCTGAACGTGCTCCTTGAGTCCGCGCCGAAGGGCGTCGACATGGCCGAGGTCCGCCAGCACATACTGGATCTGCCGGGCGTCGAGGACGTCCACGACCTGCACGCCTGGACCATCACTTCGGGGATGCCGGTCCTCTCCGCACACGTGGTCGTCAGCACCGAGACGCTCAACGGGATCGGCCACGAGAAGATGCTGCACGAGCTGCAGGGCTGCCTGGGCGACCACTTCGACGTGGAGCACTGCACGTTCCAGCTGGAGCCGGTGGGCCACGCGGAGCACGAGGCAAAGCTCTGCCACTGACACCGGCGCCGACACCGGCACGGACACCGGTGAGGGTGGCTTCCGGTGGTTCCTTGCCAGGAGGGGCGGTCACGTGCGGCAGACTTGAGGCTCGAAGACCGAAGCGAAGGATGGGTATGCCGACCACACCTGCCACCGCGGCGAACAGCTCGTCGAACGGCACCGGAGAAGCGATCTTGCTGGAACTCGTCGACGAGGACGGCAGGACGATCGGCACGGCGGAGAAACTCTCCGCGCATCAGGCGCCCGGGCAGCTGCACCGGGCGTTCTCCGTCTTCCTCTTCGACGAGCAGGGGCGGCTGTTGCTCCAGCAGCGCGCCCTGGGCAAGTACCACTCCCCCGGCGTCTGGTCGAACACCTGCTGCGGCCACCCGTACCCCGGCGAGGCGCCGTTCGCGGCCGCCGCCCGCCGGACGTACGAGGAGCTGGGCGTCTCGCCCTCGCTGCTCGCGGAGGCCGGCACCGTGCGCTACAACCACCCGGACCCCGACTCGGGCCTGGTGGAGCAGGAGTTCAACCATCTCTTCGTGGGGATGGTCCAGTCGCCGCTGCGGCCCGACCCGTCCGAGGTCGGCGAGACCGCGTTCGTGACGGCCGGTGAGCTGGCGGAGCGGCACGCCGAGGGGCCGTTCTCCGCGTGGTTCATGACCGTCCTGGACTCGGCGCGGCCCGCGATCCGGGAGCTGACGGGGCCGTCGGCCGGCTGGTGACCCGACTCCCTGTCTGATCCCGGTCTAACCGGTGCCGTTGGGCTTCAGGGGCAGGGCCGCCCAGATGACCTTGCCCCCGCTCGCGGTGTGTTCGACGTCGCAGGCGCCGCCCGCCTCCTGCGTGATCTCGCGGACGAGGAGAAGGCCGCGGCCGCCGGTCTGGCCGTGGTCGGCCACCAGGGCGGTCGGGCGGTAGGGGTGGTCGTCCTCCACGGAGACCCGCACCCACTCGGCGCCGACCGCCACCTCCACCGCGAGCATCGGCGAGAGCAGGGCCGCGTGCCGCACCGCGTTGGTGACCAGTTCGGAGACGATCAGGAGCAGGCCCTGCACGAGGTCGTCCGATACGGGCACGCCCTGCCGGGCCAGCAGGTCGCGTACGGCGTGCCGTGCCTGGGGCACCGAGGCGTCCACGGCGGCGGCGGTGAACCGCCACACGCCTTCGTACGGCACCTTTCCGGTCTCCCGAGGGAGTGGGCCGGGGCACCTCCCGTCGTCGCCCATCGTCGGGTCGCCGCCCTTGCGCTCGATTGTCACCACGCATCGAGTGTTGGGAATGTCCTGGTCCGGACCGTATGACTGACCAGAAGTCAGCGACTATCGACGCAATTTGATCACTGACGCCAAACCGCGTCAGTTGTATGGCGCTTCCTGTCCTCGCCGTTTCGCTTTCAAGCGTTCTTCGGGTTGTACGGGTTGTCAGCACCGTCTGGCCCGCCCGACCCGCCCGTCTGCCGGTCCTCCGCGACCATGCTCACGATCCGCCGTCCGCCGAGGCCCGCGGCGAGCAGGCCGAGGCCGTCGAAGAGCAGCGCGAGCGAGAAGAAGCAGCCGATCACGTACTGGCTGCTGCTGGGCCAGTTGGCGAGCACCAGGATGCCGAGAAGCAGACCGAAGGCGCCCTGCACGAGCGTCCAGCCGAACTGCGGGCCGCGCACCACCAGGCTGCCGACCAGTCGGAAGACACCACCGGTCAGGAAGAGCAGCGCGGCGAACATCGTCAGCGCCTCCGCCGCCACATCCGGCCTGCGGATGATCACGACACCGGCGGCTAGGTTCAGGGCGGCCACGACCACGCCGAGCCAGAAGAAGTTCGTGCCGCGGGACTGCACCGCGTGCAGCAGGCCGACACAGCCGCCGATCAGGAGCAGCCAGCCGAACAGGAGCATGGAGGTGAGGGTGGCGAGGCCCGTGTAGACGAGGCCGACGATCCCCGCCAGCGCGAGGATCGCGCCCAGCAGGGCCAGCCAGCCGAGACTGCGGCTGAGCTGCTTGGCGCCCTGGGCATCCGCCGGGGCGGTCTTGGTGGTCTTGGCGCTCTTGGGTCGGGCCATCAGCGTCTCCGTCCTGCTTCCCCCGTCGCGCAGAGTTCTCAGGGCAGCCCCTTCTTGATCGTACGTTCGAGTAGGGCGGATAGCATCCTGCGCATGGAGCCGCAGCTGAGGCAGACCGTCACCCACGGCGTCGCCACCGTCGTCATCGACCATCCGGCGAAGCGCAACGCCATGACGGCGGACATGTGGCGGCAGGTGCCGCCGCTGCTCGCCGGGCTCGCCGCCGATCCGGCCGTGCGGACGGTCGTGCTGACCGGCGAGGGCAATACCTTCTGCGCGGGGGCCGACATCTCCTCGCTGCGGGAGTCGCCCGGCCAGGCGCAGGATCTGGCGGTGCGGGCCGAGGAGGCTCTCGCGGCCTTCCCCAAGCCGACGCTCGCCGCGGTGCGCGGCTACTGCGTGGGCGGCGGAAGCCAGCTCGCGGCGGCCTGCGATCTGCGGTTCGCGGACGAGGGCGCCCTGTTCGGGATCACTCCGGCGAAGCTGGGGATCGTCTATCCTTCGTCGTCCACCCGGCGCCTGGTGTCGCTTGTGGGGCCCGCGACCGCCAAGTACCTCTTGTTCTCGGGCGAGTTGATCGACGCGGGGCGTGCGCTGCGCACCGGTCTGGTGGACGAGGTGCTGCCCGGGGACGAACTGGACAAGCGGGTCGCGGAGTTCACCGCCGTCCTCGCCTCGCGTTCGCAGCTGACGCAGGCCGCGGCCAAGGAGTACGCCGACGGCCGCCTGGACCGGGATGCCCACTGGGGCGAACAGGCGCGTGCGGGCGGCGACGCCGCCGAGGGGGTCGCCGCCTTCCTGGAGCGCCGCGAGCCGCGCTTCACGTGGACTCCGGGCGAGGGCACACTCGGGGGCAACGCTGCCGGGGGCAGCGCTACTGGCTGAAGCGGCTCCCCGCGCGGAACTTCTCGACGAGGTGCGCGGGCGCCTTCCGCGGGGATCCGGCGTCGTAGGGCGGCCTGGGGTCGTATTCGGTGAGGAGCTGCACGGTCTGGGCCTGCTCCTCGCCCGCGATGCGGCCGATCAGGGCGAGCCCCATGTCGATGCCGGAGGAGACCCCGGCCGCCGTGACGTACTTGCCGTCGAACACCACCCGCTCGTCCGTCGACTCCACGCCGAACCTCGCCAGCTCCGCGAGTGCCAGCCAGTGCGAGGTGGCGCGGCGCCCCTTGAGCAGTCCGGCGGCGGCGAGCAGGAGGGATCCGGTGCACACGGACGTCGTCCAGGTGCTGGTGGCGTCGGCGGACCGCAGCCAGCCCAGGAGCGCCGCGTTCTCCATGTGGTCGCTCTGCCCGGGGCCGCCGGGGACGACCACGACATCGGGCTCGGTCACGTCGGCGAAAGCGCGGTCGGCGACGAGCGCGAGGGAGCCGTTGTCGTTGCGCACCGGTCCTGGGCGCTCCGCCACGAGGACGGTCTCGGCGCCGGGCATACGGCTGAGGGTCTCGTACGGGCCGACCGCGTCCAGGGCGGTGAAGCGTTCGAACAGGGCGATGGCGATCTGCATGAGGGGGGCCTATCCGTTGAGGGCGGGTGCCGGCTGAACGGCGGGAGGAGGGGCGAGAGGGGCGTGGAAGCGCCGCCGGTACTCGGCGGGCGCCGCGCCGAGGGTCTTGACGAAGGCCCGGCGCATCGCCTCCGGGGTGCCGTAGCCACAGGCGCGCGAGACCTCCTCGACGCCGTGGGAGGTGTCCTCCAGGAGGCGGCGCGCATGCTCGACGCGTACGCGCTCGACGTACTTGCCCGGCGTCATCCCCGTCTCCGTCTGGAACGCGCGGGCGAAGTGCCGTGGCGAGAGCCGGGCGCGGGCGGCGAGCGACTCGACGCAGAGGTCCTCGTCAGGGTGCTCGGTGATCCACTGCTGGACCTCGCGCAGGGGTTCGCGCTGTGCCGTCTGCACGGCGAGCTGGGCGCTGAACTGCGCCTGGTTCCCCGGCCGCCGCAGGAAGACGACGAGATAGCGGGCGACCGTCAGGGCCTCGTCCCGGCTCAGGTCCTCCTCGACGAGGGCCAGCGCCAGGTCGATCCCCGCGGTCACCCCCGCGGACGTCGCGACGTGACCGTCACGGACGAAGATCGGATCGGGGTCCACCTCGATGGCGGGGTGGTCGCGGGCGAGCTTGGAGCAGTACGCCCAGTGGGTGGTCGCCCGGCGGCCGTCCAGGAGGCCCGCCTCCGCGTACAGGATGGCGCCGGTGCAGACCGAGACCAGGCGCCGGGCCCGCGGGGCGTTCGTCCGCAGCCAGTCGATCAGGCGGGGGTCGGCCTCGCGGGTGCCGAGGCCGCCCGGGGTGAGCAGGGTGTGCGGCACGGGGGCATCGGCCAGGGAGCAGTCCGGCACGAGCGTGAGGCCGCTTGAGGTGCGTACGGGAGAGCCGTCCAGGGACGCGGTGACGATGCGGTACGCCGGAGCGTCGCCGCCCCGGCAGGCGGCGGCGCCCGCGAAGACCTCCACCGGCCCCGTGACATCGAGGCTCTGGACCCCGTCGAAGAGGACGACCAGGACAGTTCGCTGCTCCATGCCCCGATTCTTGGCCTCGTACGGGATGGCCGCAATGACGAATGACCCACTTTTCCTGCCGTCGACGGCGGTGGCGCGGGGGCGGTCCGTGGCCGGTCCGGCGGTGCGGGCGCCCCGGGCTTCACCTCATACCAACCAGTCGGTAGCGTGCGGTCATGACTTCTCTCAAGCCCCCCGCCCAGGCCGCGGCACTGCACCCGCGCGCGGGTCGCCGATGTCACAACGCGCTCAATGCGCTGCACTCGACGCACTATTTCTCGCCCGACACGGGTCGCGAGCTGGGCGAGATCGGGATCACCCACCCCAAGGCCGTCAACTTCGCCGCGCGCACGGCGGCGATGGGGCGGGTCGGCGCCGGAGTGGTCACGGCGGCCTTCTACAACTACAAGCACGAGACCGTCGCCCAGCACGTGCCCGGCATCTGGGACACCGCGTCCCCCGAGGACGTCCTCGCCGCCCGCCTGCGTGCCGTCGACACGACGCTGCGGCGCCTCCTCGGCGAGGACGCCCTCACGTCCCCGGAGATGGCGGAGGCGGCCGAGCTCGCCCTGCGCGCCACCGAGGCCTGCTCCCGCTCCGCCCGCCCCCTGTACTCCGCCCACGCGGACCTGCCCGTCCCCGAGCAGCCGCACCTCGCGCTCTGGCACGCCGCGACTCTGCTGCGCGAGCACCGGGGCGACGGACACCTCACGGCCCTCCAGCACGCCGAACTCGACGGCCTGGAAGCGCTGGTGAGCCACACGGCGACCGGCAAGGGCATGCGGCCCAAGTGGAACTTCACCACGCGCGGCTGGAACCAGGAGGACTGGGACGCCGCCGTGGAGCGCCTCCGCGCCCGCGGACTGCACGACGGTGCGGCCGAGTTGACGGAAGCGGGCGTCGAGCTGCGCAAGGACGTCGAGGAGGCCACGGACCGCCTCGACCGGGCACCGTACGAGCACCTGGGCGCGGCGGGCGTCGAGCGTCTGACGGAGCTGGGCAACGTGTTCGCGGGCGCGGCGCTCCAGGCGGGGGCGTTCCCGGCGGACCTGCTCGGCAAGGAGTAGCCCCACGACCACGGCGCGGGCATGGACGGCGCCGTGCGAGGTACCCGTTCGTCTCCGGTCCCGCGCGTCGTGCGCCGGACCGGCGACGAAAGGGGAAATCCCGTGTTCCGAGCGATCGCAGACGTCCTGCGTCAGATCGGCGCGGCCATCGCCACCGTGGTGACGCTGCCGTTCCGCGCCGTTGCCCGGCTGTTCGGCGGTGCCTCCGACTCCACTCGGCGAACGGGGCGCCGTTCGGGAGGCCGCCCGGGGCGGGCACGCCGGGTCTGATCCCCCCGCTGTCGGTGCCACCTGCCACAATTGCCCCGCAACCCCAGTGAGAAGGCGGGAAACGTGGCACCTCTGCAGACGTCCACTCCAGCATCGATCGAAGGCAGGATCGCCGAAGAACTCGGCGTACGGGAGCGGCAGGTGAAGGCTGCCGTCGACCTGCTCGACAGCGGCTCGACGGTGCCCTTCATCGCTCGCTACCGCAAGGAAGCGACCGAGATGCTCGACGACGCGCAGCTGCGTACGCTCGAGGAGCGGCTGCGTTATCTGCGGGAGCTCGAGGAGCGGCGCGCGGCGATCCTCGAATCGGTCCGCGAGCAGGGCAAGCTCACCGACGATCTCGAGGCGCGGATCCGGGCCGCCGACACCAAGGCGCGTCTGGAGGACATCTACCTCCCGTTCAAGCCGAAGCGGCGCACGAAGGCTCAGATCGCCCGCGAGGCAGGCCTGGAGCCGCTGGCCGACGGCCTGCTCGGCGACCCGTCGGTGGATCCGCTCGCCGCGGCATCGGCCTTCGTGGACGCCGACAAGGGCGTCGCCGATCCGCAGGCCGCCCTGGACGGCGCGCGCTCGATCCTCGCCGAGCGGTTCTCCGAGGACGCCGACCTGATCGGCGAGCTGCGCGAGCGCATGTGGGTGCGCGGGCGCCTCGCCGCGAAGGTCCGGGACGGCAAGGAGGAGGCGGGCGCCAAGTTCGCCGACTACTTCGACTTCTCCGAGCCCTTCAAGGAGCTCCCCTCGCACCGCGTCCTGGCGATGCTGCGCGGCGAGAAGGAGGACGTGCTCGACCTCGTCCTGGAGCCGGAGGAGGCGACGGAGGGGCCTTCTTCGTACGAGGGGATGATCGCGCACCGCTTCGGCGTCGTGGACCGCGGACGCCCGGCCGACAAGTGGCTGCAGGACACCGTGCGCTGGTCCTGGCGGACCCGCATCCTGGTGCACCTGGGCATCGACCTGCGCCTTCGGCTGCGAACGGCCGCCGAGGACGAGGCCGTGCGGGTCTTCGCGTCGAACCTGCGCGACCTGCTGCTCGCCGCACCGGCGGGCACGCGCGCGACGCTGGGCCTCGACCCCGGTTTCCGTACGGGTGTGAAGGTCGCCGTGGTCGACGCGACCGGCAAGGTCGTCGCCACCGACGTCATCAACCCGCACGTCCCGGCGAACAAGTGGGACCAGTCCCTGGCCACCCTCGCGAAGCTCGCCAAGGAGCACTCGGTCGACCTGATCGCGATCGGGAACGGCACGGCGTCCCGCGAGACGGACAAGCTCGCCGGTGAACTCATCGCGAAACACCCGGAGTTGAACCTCACCAAGGTGATGGTCTCCGAGGCGGGAGCCTCGGTGTACTCGGCGTCGGCGTTCGCCTCGCAGGAGCTGCCCGACATGGACGTGTCGCTGCGCGGCGCCGTGTCCATCGCCCGGCGGCTGCAGGACCCCCTCGCCGAGCTGGTGAAGATCGACCCGAAGTCCATCGGCGTCGGCCAGTACCAGCACGACCTCTCCGAGCTGAAGCTGTCCCGCTCGCTCGACGCGGTGGTCGAGGACTGTGTGAACGGCGTCGGCGTGGACGTGAACACGGCATCCGCCCCGCTGCTCGCCCGGGTCTCCGGCATCGGCGCGGGCCTCGCCGAGAACATCGTGTCGCACCGCGACACGAACGGCCCCTTCTCCTCCCGCAAGGGCCTCAAGGACGTGGCAAGGCTCGGCCCCAAGGCGTACGAGCAGTGTGCGGGCTTCCTGCGCATCCGGGGCGGCGACGACCCGCTCGACGCGTCCAGCGTGCATCCCGAGGCGTACCCCGTGGTGCGCAAGATGGCGAAGAAGACGGGCGGCGAGGTCGCCTCGCTCATCGGCGACACGGCCACGCTGCGCTCGCTCAGGGCGGACGAGTTCGTGGACGAGTCCTTCGGTCTGCCCACGGTGAGCGACATTCTCAAGGAACTGGAGAAGCCGGGGCGCGACCCGCGTCCCGCGTTCAAGACGGCGACCTTCAAGGACGGCGTCGAGAAGATCTCCGACCTCGCCTCCGGCATGGTCCTGGAGGGGGTCGTCACGAACGTGGCGGCGTTCGGTGCCTTCGTGGACATCGGTGTCCACCAGGACGGGCTCGTCCATGTCTCGGCGATGTCCAAGACGTTCGTCAAGGACCCGCGGGACGTGGTGAAGCCGGGCGACATCGTCAAGGTGAAGGTGATGGACGTCGACATTCCGCGCAAGCGGATCTCGCTGACGCTGCGTCTGGACGATGAGGCCGCGGCCGACTCCACCGGGGAGCGCCCGAAGCGCGGCGGGCGTCCGCCGCAGCAGCGGGGGCAAGGGGGCCAGCGCCCCCAGCGCCAGGGCGGTGGCCAGGGTCAGCGGCAGCAGCGGCAAGGGCCGCCGCCTGCCAATGACGCCATGGCTGATGCGTTGCGGCGGGCCGGGTTGTTGGATCCGAAGAAGCGCTGACGCACTTGTCTGTGGGTGGGTGGGTGGGTGGGTGGGTGGTTTTCCCGGCCTAACGGCCGGGGGTTTCCCGCCCACCCACCCGATTGCCCGGCAGCCTCAAGGAGCGGGAAGTTCCACTACCTTGCCGTCCGTCACTTCCAGGCGCCGCGTCACCCGTACCGCGTCCAGCATCCTGCGGTCATGCGTGACCAGGAGCAGCGTGCCCTCGTAGGCGTCGAGGGCGGACTCCAGTTGCTCGATCGCCGGCAGGTCGAGGTGGTTCGTCGGCTCGTCGAGGACCAGGAGGTTGACGCCCCGGCCCTGGAGCAGGGCGAGGCCCGCGCGGGTGCGTTCGCCAGGCGAGAGGGTGGCCGCGGGGCGCAGGACGTGCGCGGCCTTCAGGCCGAACTTGGCGAGCAGCGTGCGGACTTCGGCCGGTTCGGTGTCGGGCACGGCCGCGCAGAACGCGTCCAGGAGCGACTCCGGGCCGTGGAACAGCGCGCGGGCCTGGTCCACCTCGCCGACCAGTACCCCGGAGCCGAGGGCCGCGTGGCCCGCGTCCGTGGGAATGCGACCCAGCAGGGTGCCGAGCAGCGTCGACTTTCCCGAGCCGTTCGCGCCGGTGATGGCCACCCGGTCCGCCCAGTCGATCTGCAGCGACACAGGGCCGAGCGTGAAGCCGCCGCGATGCACCTCGGCGTCGCGCAGGGTCGCCACGACGCTGCCGGAGCGCGGCGCCGACGCGATCTCCATCTGCAGCTCCCACTCCTTGCGGGGCTCCTCGACGACGTCGAGCCGCTCGATCATGCGCTGCGTCTGACGGGCCTTCGCCGCCTGCTTCTCGCTGGAATCGCTGCGGAAGTTCTTGCCGATCTTGTCGTTGTCGCCCGCCTTGCGCCGGGCGTTCTTGACGCCCTTGTCCATCCAGCCCCGCTGCATCTGGGCGCGGCCCTCCAGGGCGGACTTCTTGTCGGCGTACTCCTCGAACTCGTCGCGGGCGTGCCGGCGCGCGACGTCGCGCTCCTCCAGATAGGCGTCGTAGCCACCGCCGTAGAGGTTGATCTGCTGCTGGGCGAGGTCGAGCTCCAGGACCTTGGTGACGGTGCGGGTGAGGAACTCGCGGTCGTGGCTGACGACCACCGTGCCGGCGCGCAGGCCGCGCACGAAGCTCTCCAGGCGTTCGAGCCCCGCCAGGTCGAGGTCGTTGGTCGGCTCGTCCAGGAGGAACACGTCGTAGCGGGACAGGAGGAGCGAGGCGAGGCCCGCGCGGGCGGCCTGGCCGCCGGAGAGCGAGGTCATGGGCTGGTCGAGGCTGACGTCGAGGCCCAGCGATGCGGCGACCTCCTCCGCACGCTCGTCCAGGTCGGCGCCGCCGAGCGCGAGCCAGCGCTCCAGGCTGGTCGCGTACGCGTCGTCCGCGCCCGGGGTGCCGTCGACCAGACCCTGGGTGGCCTCGTCCATGGTCCGCTGGGCCTCTTCCACGCCGGTGCGGCGGGCCAGGAAGGCGCGGATGGACTCACCGGGGCGGCGGTCGGGCTCCTGCGGGAGGTGACCCACGGCCGCGGTGGGCGGGGAGAGGCGCAGTTCGCCGGTCTCCGGGGTGTCCAGGCCCGCGAGGAGGCGCAGGAGGGTGGACTTGCCCGCTCCGTTGGCGCCCACGAGGCCGATGACGTCGCCGGGGGCGACGACGAGTTCGAGGGCGGAGAAGAGGGAGCGGTCGCCGTGGCCGGCGGCGAGGTTCTTGGCGACGAGGGTTGCGGTCATCAGGGGGTCGAGTTTAGGCGAGACCCGGTCCGGCTCGCCCGGCAGCACCGACGGCAGCCGGCCGGGCCCGGGGGGCAGCCCAACGCCCACGTCGAGCAGCC
This Streptomyces sp. NBC_01283 DNA region includes the following protein-coding sequences:
- a CDS encoding HdeD family acid-resistance protein → MARPKSAKTTKTAPADAQGAKQLSRSLGWLALLGAILALAGIVGLVYTGLATLTSMLLFGWLLLIGGCVGLLHAVQSRGTNFFWLGVVVAALNLAAGVVIIRRPDVAAEALTMFAALLFLTGGVFRLVGSLVVRGPQFGWTLVQGAFGLLLGILVLANWPSSSQYVIGCFFSLALLFDGLGLLAAGLGGRRIVSMVAEDRQTGGSGGPDGADNPYNPKNA
- a CDS encoding ATP-binding protein, with translation MGDDGRCPGPLPRETGKVPYEGVWRFTAAAVDASVPQARHAVRDLLARQGVPVSDDLVQGLLLIVSELVTNAVRHAALLSPMLAVEVAVGAEWVRVSVEDDHPYRPTALVADHGQTGGRGLLLVREITQEAGGACDVEHTASGGKVIWAALPLKPNGTG
- a CDS encoding LPFR motif small protein — its product is MFRAIADVLRQIGAAIATVVTLPFRAVARLFGGASDSTRRTGRRSGGRPGRARRV
- a CDS encoding enoyl-CoA hydratase/isomerase family protein, which produces MEPQLRQTVTHGVATVVIDHPAKRNAMTADMWRQVPPLLAGLAADPAVRTVVLTGEGNTFCAGADISSLRESPGQAQDLAVRAEEALAAFPKPTLAAVRGYCVGGGSQLAAACDLRFADEGALFGITPAKLGIVYPSSSTRRLVSLVGPATAKYLLFSGELIDAGRALRTGLVDEVLPGDELDKRVAEFTAVLASRSQLTQAAAKEYADGRLDRDAHWGEQARAGGDAAEGVAAFLERREPRFTWTPGEGTLGGNAAGGSATG
- a CDS encoding ABC-F family ATP-binding cassette domain-containing protein, which translates into the protein MTATLVAKNLAAGHGDRSLFSALELVVAPGDVIGLVGANGAGKSTLLRLLAGLDTPETGELRLSPPTAAVGHLPQEPDRRPGESIRAFLARRTGVEEAQRTMDEATQGLVDGTPGADDAYATSLERWLALGGADLDERAEEVAASLGLDVSLDQPMTSLSGGQAARAGLASLLLSRYDVFLLDEPTNDLDLAGLERLESFVRGLRAGTVVVSHDREFLTRTVTKVLELDLAQQQINLYGGGYDAYLEERDVARRHARDEFEEYADKKSALEGRAQMQRGWMDKGVKNARRKAGDNDKIGKNFRSDSSEKQAAKARQTQRMIERLDVVEEPRKEWELQMEIASAPRSGSVVATLRDAEVHRGGFTLGPVSLQIDWADRVAITGANGSGKSTLLGTLLGRIPTDAGHAALGSGVLVGEVDQARALFHGPESLLDAFCAAVPDTEPAEVRTLLAKFGLKAAHVLRPAATLSPGERTRAGLALLQGRGVNLLVLDEPTNHLDLPAIEQLESALDAYEGTLLLVTHDRRMLDAVRVTRRLEVTDGKVVELPAP
- a CDS encoding Tex family protein, whose protein sequence is MAPLQTSTPASIEGRIAEELGVRERQVKAAVDLLDSGSTVPFIARYRKEATEMLDDAQLRTLEERLRYLRELEERRAAILESVREQGKLTDDLEARIRAADTKARLEDIYLPFKPKRRTKAQIAREAGLEPLADGLLGDPSVDPLAAASAFVDADKGVADPQAALDGARSILAERFSEDADLIGELRERMWVRGRLAAKVRDGKEEAGAKFADYFDFSEPFKELPSHRVLAMLRGEKEDVLDLVLEPEEATEGPSSYEGMIAHRFGVVDRGRPADKWLQDTVRWSWRTRILVHLGIDLRLRLRTAAEDEAVRVFASNLRDLLLAAPAGTRATLGLDPGFRTGVKVAVVDATGKVVATDVINPHVPANKWDQSLATLAKLAKEHSVDLIAIGNGTASRETDKLAGELIAKHPELNLTKVMVSEAGASVYSASAFASQELPDMDVSLRGAVSIARRLQDPLAELVKIDPKSIGVGQYQHDLSELKLSRSLDAVVEDCVNGVGVDVNTASAPLLARVSGIGAGLAENIVSHRDTNGPFSSRKGLKDVARLGPKAYEQCAGFLRIRGGDDPLDASSVHPEAYPVVRKMAKKTGGEVASLIGDTATLRSLRADEFVDESFGLPTVSDILKELEKPGRDPRPAFKTATFKDGVEKISDLASGMVLEGVVTNVAAFGAFVDIGVHQDGLVHVSAMSKTFVKDPRDVVKPGDIVKVKVMDVDIPRKRISLTLRLDDEAAADSTGERPKRGGRPPQQRGQGGQRPQRQGGGQGQRQQRQGPPPANDAMADALRRAGLLDPKKR
- a CDS encoding cation diffusion facilitator family transporter, with the translated sequence MGAGHDHGHTHGGTATAAYRGRLRIALSITVTVMVVEIVGGLMADSLALIADATHMATDALGLGMALLAIQFANRPATENRTFGYARAEILAALANCLLLLGVGGYVLYEAIQRFITPAETEGGLTIVFGVVGLVANIISLSLLMRGQKDSLNVRGAFLEVVADALGSLAVIVAAVLILTTGWQAADPIASLVIGLMIVPRTVKLLRETLNVLLESAPKGVDMAEVRQHILDLPGVEDVHDLHAWTITSGMPVLSAHVVVSTETLNGIGHEKMLHELQGCLGDHFDVEHCTFQLEPVGHAEHEAKLCH
- the idi gene encoding isopentenyl-diphosphate Delta-isomerase — translated: MPTTPATAANSSSNGTGEAILLELVDEDGRTIGTAEKLSAHQAPGQLHRAFSVFLFDEQGRLLLQQRALGKYHSPGVWSNTCCGHPYPGEAPFAAAARRTYEELGVSPSLLAEAGTVRYNHPDPDSGLVEQEFNHLFVGMVQSPLRPDPSEVGETAFVTAGELAERHAEGPFSAWFMTVLDSARPAIRELTGPSAGW
- a CDS encoding GlxA family transcriptional regulator, with the translated sequence MEQRTVLVVLFDGVQSLDVTGPVEVFAGAAACRGGDAPAYRIVTASLDGSPVRTSSGLTLVPDCSLADAPVPHTLLTPGGLGTREADPRLIDWLRTNAPRARRLVSVCTGAILYAEAGLLDGRRATTHWAYCSKLARDHPAIEVDPDPIFVRDGHVATSAGVTAGIDLALALVEEDLSRDEALTVARYLVVFLRRPGNQAQFSAQLAVQTAQREPLREVQQWITEHPDEDLCVESLAARARLSPRHFARAFQTETGMTPGKYVERVRVEHARRLLEDTSHGVEEVSRACGYGTPEAMRRAFVKTLGAAPAEYRRRFHAPLAPPPAVQPAPALNG
- a CDS encoding DJ-1/PfpI family protein translates to MQIAIALFERFTALDAVGPYETLSRMPGAETVLVAERPGPVRNDNGSLALVADRAFADVTEPDVVVVPGGPGQSDHMENAALLGWLRSADATSTWTTSVCTGSLLLAAAGLLKGRRATSHWLALAELARFGVESTDERVVFDGKYVTAAGVSSGIDMGLALIGRIAGEEQAQTVQLLTEYDPRPPYDAGSPRKAPAHLVEKFRAGSRFSQ